From the Chitinolyticbacter meiyuanensis genome, one window contains:
- the prfB gene encoding peptide chain release factor 2, whose product MEAEQLNQIVAHLEDLANRAEELKRYLDYPTKCDRLEEVVRLSEDPELWNDQKKAQEIGRERKTLEDVVIVLDEVAGGAKDALELFEMARGEDDFETCEAIAADAAALEEKIAKLEFRRMFNNPMDPSPCFIDIQSGAGGTEAQDWAGMLLRMYVRYGERKGFTVEVLEESEGEVAGITSATIKLSGDYAFGFLRTETGVHRLVRVSPFDSNARRHTSFCSVFVYPEVDDSIEIEINPADVRTDTFRASGAGGQHINKTDSAVRLTHIPTNTVVQCQNDRSQHKNRDEAWKMLRAKLYELELRKRMEAQQSLEAGKSDIGWGHQIRSYVFDQSRIKDLRTNYEVGNLKGVMDGDLDGFIEASLKQGV is encoded by the coding sequence ATGGAAGCCGAACAGCTCAACCAGATCGTTGCCCACCTTGAAGACCTCGCCAACCGCGCCGAGGAACTGAAACGCTACCTCGACTACCCGACCAAATGCGATCGGCTGGAGGAAGTGGTTCGGCTCTCGGAAGACCCCGAGCTGTGGAACGACCAGAAAAAGGCGCAGGAGATCGGTCGCGAGCGCAAGACGCTGGAAGACGTGGTGATAGTGCTCGACGAAGTGGCCGGTGGCGCAAAGGATGCGCTGGAACTCTTCGAGATGGCACGCGGCGAGGATGATTTCGAGACCTGCGAAGCGATCGCCGCCGACGCGGCCGCGCTGGAAGAAAAGATCGCCAAGCTCGAATTCCGCCGCATGTTCAACAACCCGATGGACCCAAGCCCTTGCTTCATCGACATCCAGTCGGGCGCTGGCGGCACCGAGGCGCAGGACTGGGCCGGCATGCTGCTGCGCATGTATGTGCGCTACGGCGAACGCAAGGGCTTTACCGTCGAAGTGCTGGAAGAATCCGAAGGCGAAGTCGCCGGCATCACCAGCGCCACCATCAAGCTATCCGGCGATTACGCGTTCGGCTTCTTGCGCACCGAAACCGGCGTGCACCGCTTGGTGCGCGTGTCGCCGTTCGATTCGAACGCGCGCCGCCACACCTCGTTCTGCTCGGTGTTCGTCTACCCGGAGGTGGACGACAGCATCGAGATCGAGATCAATCCGGCCGACGTGCGTACCGATACCTTCCGCGCCTCCGGCGCCGGTGGTCAGCACATCAACAAGACCGACTCGGCGGTGCGACTGACGCACATCCCGACCAATACCGTCGTGCAGTGCCAGAACGACCGTTCGCAGCACAAGAACCGCGACGAGGCTTGGAAGATGCTGCGCGCCAAACTGTACGAGCTGGAACTGCGCAAGCGCATGGAAGCGCAACAATCGCTCGAAGCCGGCAAATCCGACATCGGCTGGGGCCACCAGATTCGCTCCTACGTGTTCGACCAGAGCCGGATCAAGGACCTGCGCACCAATTATGAAGTGGGCAACCTCAAGGGCGTGATGGACGGCGACCTCGACGGCTTCATCGAAGCCAGCCTCAAGCAGGGCGTGTAA
- a CDS encoding NAD-glutamate dehydrogenase — MSYLITSQELLPLLAMAPDSLREFLTAYHRNLAREDFQSRVPEDWIGAACAHHRFGVQRLPGQTLLRVYNPSLPEHGWEGSHTVVEVVSDDMPFLVDTVAMALARRGHAVHLVMHPVLTNARDGAGQWQGLSAEGKPESWMRFEVDRASDGRELDALHAEVAQALAALETAVADWPAMTGALSSTLAALQDAPPPLPDAELAESLAFLDWMLAGQFVFLGSREYRFEDTAYGKQLMIVPGSGLGLLRDEGVGGPSRTFASLTDELRELAYNNQTLLILTKADVRSVIHRPVYLDMVCVKRIAADGSVIGEHRLLGLYTASAYTSPPRELPILRRKIEQVIRLSGVNLSGHRGKTLLNVLDTYPREELIEIGAEELASIVQGIVSLHERMRVRTFFRDDIYRRYVSMLLYMPRDNYTTDVRLKVQRLLLDALDGESAEFNVLLTDAPLARIHFIVRTPHGQIPNYDPVQLESQIVELAQRWQDELRQQLRQHSGEELGSDRYQRYQRAFPAAYAADYAPRLAVHDIDAVETVLGSERTTARLVAASHSDTRLWRLKLYRAGPIELSDCLPLLENLGVRVLDEKPYALAFDDGRGAWIVDVGLRLPAAGMLEAPAARQRFVDAFVAMLAGQVENDAFNRLVPLAHLAWREVLLLRAYARYLKQIGLNVDIDTVADCLLRHADHAAALVQLFHLQFDPAAQDLAAADALALRLAAESDALVSVDDEKVLSAYRHALRASLRTNFFQAAGNAPKPYVSFKLAPSRIPRMPQPVPLFEVFVYSPEIEGIHLRGGKVARGGLRWSDRRDDFRTEVLGLVKAQMVKNTVIVPVGSKGGFVVKHPPAEREALLARGIECYQTFIRGLLDLTDNLVGGAVAPPAQVVRLDEDDPYLVVAADKGTASFSDIANAVSRDYGFWLDDAFASGGANGYDHKKMGITARGAWISVERHFSEIGVDVAKDPITIAGVGDMSGDVFGNGLLRSRAVKLVAAFDHRHIFIDPNPDPAASFTERERLFALPRSSWQDYDPALISQGGGIWPRNARIIKLSPEIKALLAIDVDELEPAPLIQAILRAPVDLLYNGGIGTYVKASTQSQAEANDRGNDAVRVDGKELRAKVVAEGGNLGFTQLGRVEYALAGGRLYTDAIDNSAGVDCSDREVNIKILLGRIQASGDLTDKQRNELLAAMTAEVGTLVLRDNTLQTLAVALEAEQAISLLPIHQRFMQKLEKDGKLSRRLEYLPSDSLCLDRAQAGIGLTRPELSVLLAYAKIVMKQALLASELIDEPRWDKLLADAFPATLVTRFGDRLPEHPLRREIVATVLTNHIVNRYGVTCVFRLAEETGSETARVIDALYQAQSLLETETLARLVEGLVARGVPTAEVYGLLLGARRQTERVARWLIQGAFDAASLDHLRTCAALSLAQLPEWLVQQGVALAKREAWLSAGIPADTAGRALALDYALPFLELARGTGDTGSLAERMRLYLALGDALAFDWLAGAIERLPRDNRWQAMARIAARDDLMRLHVALAQAAWQTSNGDIAERLMRWLSGSENATLQWHGLLAELRESTPDLAMISAALRELKGRLVAS, encoded by the coding sequence ATGAGTTACCTGATCACCAGCCAGGAGCTGCTCCCCCTGCTCGCCATGGCGCCCGACAGCCTGCGCGAATTCCTGACCGCATACCATCGTAATCTCGCTCGCGAAGATTTCCAGTCCCGCGTGCCGGAAGACTGGATTGGCGCGGCGTGCGCGCACCATCGCTTCGGTGTGCAGCGCCTGCCGGGCCAGACGCTGTTGCGGGTCTACAACCCCAGCCTGCCCGAGCATGGCTGGGAGGGCAGCCACACCGTGGTCGAGGTGGTATCCGACGACATGCCCTTCCTCGTCGATACCGTGGCGATGGCACTGGCACGACGCGGCCACGCGGTGCATCTGGTAATGCACCCGGTGCTGACCAACGCCCGTGACGGCGCCGGCCAATGGCAAGGCCTATCCGCCGAGGGCAAGCCTGAATCGTGGATGCGCTTCGAGGTCGATCGCGCCTCGGACGGACGCGAGCTCGATGCGCTGCATGCCGAAGTGGCGCAGGCATTGGCGGCACTGGAAACGGCGGTGGCCGACTGGCCGGCGATGACCGGCGCATTGTCGAGCACACTGGCCGCGCTGCAGGATGCGCCGCCGCCACTGCCGGACGCTGAGCTGGCCGAAAGCCTCGCCTTCCTGGACTGGATGCTGGCGGGGCAATTCGTCTTCCTCGGCAGTCGCGAGTACCGCTTTGAGGACACCGCCTACGGCAAACAGCTGATGATCGTGCCGGGCTCGGGCCTCGGTCTGCTGCGAGACGAAGGCGTCGGCGGACCATCGCGCACCTTCGCCTCGCTGACCGACGAGCTGCGCGAGCTGGCCTACAACAACCAGACGCTGCTGATCCTGACCAAGGCCGACGTGCGTTCGGTGATCCACCGACCGGTCTATCTCGACATGGTGTGCGTCAAGCGCATCGCCGCCGACGGCAGCGTGATCGGCGAACACCGGCTGCTGGGCCTCTACACCGCCAGCGCCTACACCTCGCCGCCGCGCGAACTGCCCATCCTGCGGCGCAAGATCGAGCAGGTGATCCGGCTCTCCGGCGTCAATCTCTCCGGTCATCGCGGCAAGACGCTGCTCAACGTGCTCGATACCTACCCGCGCGAAGAGCTGATCGAGATCGGCGCGGAGGAGCTCGCCAGCATCGTGCAGGGCATCGTGTCGCTGCACGAACGGATGCGCGTGCGCACCTTCTTCCGCGACGACATCTACCGCCGCTACGTATCGATGCTGCTCTACATGCCGCGCGACAACTACACCACCGACGTGCGGCTGAAGGTGCAACGGTTGCTGCTCGATGCCCTCGATGGCGAAAGCGCCGAATTCAATGTACTGCTCACCGATGCGCCGCTGGCACGCATCCACTTCATCGTGCGTACCCCGCACGGCCAGATTCCAAACTACGACCCCGTCCAGCTGGAATCACAGATTGTCGAGCTGGCGCAGCGCTGGCAGGACGAACTGCGCCAGCAACTGCGGCAGCACAGCGGCGAGGAACTGGGGTCTGATCGCTACCAGCGCTACCAACGCGCCTTCCCTGCCGCCTATGCCGCCGACTATGCACCACGGCTGGCCGTACACGACATCGACGCGGTGGAGACCGTGCTCGGCAGTGAACGCACCACCGCCCGGCTCGTCGCCGCCAGCCATAGCGACACCCGGCTATGGCGGCTCAAGCTGTATCGCGCGGGGCCGATCGAGCTATCCGACTGCCTGCCATTGCTGGAAAACCTTGGCGTGCGGGTGCTCGACGAGAAGCCCTACGCACTCGCCTTCGATGACGGCCGTGGTGCCTGGATCGTCGATGTCGGCCTGCGCCTGCCGGCAGCCGGCATGCTCGAAGCCCCCGCCGCGCGGCAGCGCTTCGTCGATGCCTTCGTCGCCATGCTGGCTGGCCAGGTGGAAAACGATGCCTTCAACCGGCTGGTGCCGCTGGCCCATCTGGCCTGGCGCGAAGTCCTGCTGCTGCGCGCCTACGCCCGCTATCTGAAGCAGATCGGGCTCAATGTCGATATCGATACCGTGGCCGATTGCCTGCTGCGCCACGCTGACCATGCCGCCGCGCTGGTGCAGCTGTTCCACCTGCAGTTCGATCCGGCCGCACAGGATCTCGCGGCTGCCGACGCATTGGCGCTGCGGCTTGCCGCGGAGAGCGATGCACTCGTCAGCGTAGACGACGAGAAGGTGCTGTCTGCCTACCGGCACGCGTTGCGTGCCAGCTTGCGCACCAATTTCTTCCAGGCGGCGGGCAATGCGCCCAAGCCCTATGTTTCGTTCAAGCTGGCACCATCGCGCATACCGCGCATGCCGCAGCCGGTGCCGCTGTTCGAAGTGTTCGTCTACTCACCCGAGATCGAGGGCATCCATCTGCGTGGCGGCAAGGTGGCTCGAGGCGGCCTGCGCTGGTCCGACCGTCGCGACGACTTCCGTACCGAGGTGCTCGGGCTGGTGAAGGCGCAGATGGTGAAGAACACGGTGATCGTGCCGGTGGGCTCCAAGGGTGGCTTCGTGGTCAAGCACCCGCCGGCCGAGCGCGAGGCGCTGCTGGCGCGCGGCATCGAGTGCTACCAGACCTTCATCCGTGGCCTGCTCGATCTCACCGACAACCTGGTCGGCGGCGCCGTGGCACCCCCAGCCCAGGTGGTGCGGCTGGACGAGGATGATCCCTATCTCGTCGTCGCGGCGGACAAGGGCACGGCCAGCTTTTCCGATATCGCCAACGCCGTATCGCGCGACTATGGCTTCTGGCTGGACGATGCCTTCGCTTCCGGTGGCGCCAATGGCTATGACCACAAGAAGATGGGCATCACCGCGCGCGGTGCATGGATTTCGGTGGAGCGCCATTTCAGCGAGATCGGCGTCGATGTGGCGAAAGATCCCATCACCATTGCCGGTGTCGGTGACATGTCGGGCGACGTGTTCGGCAACGGTCTGCTGCGCTCGCGGGCGGTAAAGCTGGTTGCCGCGTTCGATCACCGCCATATCTTCATCGATCCCAACCCCGATCCTGCTGCTTCGTTCACCGAACGCGAGCGCCTGTTCGCGCTGCCACGCTCGTCGTGGCAGGACTATGACCCCGCGCTGATCTCGCAAGGCGGAGGCATCTGGCCGCGCAATGCGCGCATCATCAAGCTCTCGCCCGAGATCAAGGCGTTGCTAGCCATCGACGTGGACGAACTCGAGCCGGCCCCGTTGATCCAGGCCATTCTCCGGGCACCGGTTGACCTGCTCTACAACGGCGGCATTGGCACCTATGTGAAGGCCAGTACGCAAAGCCAGGCCGAGGCCAACGATAGAGGCAACGATGCGGTGCGCGTCGATGGCAAGGAGCTGCGTGCCAAGGTGGTGGCCGAGGGCGGCAACCTCGGCTTCACTCAGCTTGGGCGCGTCGAGTATGCGCTGGCCGGTGGACGCCTCTACACCGACGCCATTGACAATTCAGCCGGTGTCGACTGCTCGGATCGCGAAGTCAACATCAAGATCCTACTCGGCCGCATCCAGGCCTCGGGTGATCTCACCGACAAGCAGCGCAACGAGCTGCTCGCGGCCATGACCGCCGAGGTCGGCACGCTGGTGCTGCGCGACAACACACTGCAGACACTGGCGGTGGCGCTGGAGGCCGAGCAGGCGATCTCGCTGCTGCCCATCCACCAGCGCTTCATGCAGAAGCTGGAAAAGGACGGCAAGTTGTCGCGCCGACTGGAATACCTACCCAGCGACAGCCTGTGCCTGGACCGTGCGCAGGCCGGGATCGGCCTCACCCGGCCAGAATTGTCGGTACTGCTTGCCTACGCCAAGATCGTGATGAAGCAGGCCTTGCTGGCGAGCGAGCTCATAGACGAGCCGCGCTGGGACAAGCTGCTGGCCGATGCCTTCCCGGCTACGCTGGTCACCCGCTTCGGCGATCGCTTGCCCGAACACCCGTTGCGCCGCGAAATCGTCGCCACCGTGCTGACCAACCACATCGTCAACCGCTACGGTGTGACCTGTGTATTCCGCCTCGCCGAGGAAACCGGCAGCGAGACCGCGCGCGTCATCGATGCGCTCTACCAGGCACAATCGCTGCTGGAAACCGAAACGCTGGCGCGACTGGTCGAAGGACTGGTCGCGCGTGGCGTACCCACGGCCGAAGTCTACGGCCTGCTGCTCGGCGCGCGGCGCCAGACCGAGCGCGTAGCGCGCTGGCTGATTCAAGGCGCGTTCGACGCGGCCTCACTCGATCACCTGCGCACCTGCGCCGCGCTCAGCCTAGCGCAATTGCCGGAATGGCTGGTGCAGCAGGGCGTGGCACTCGCCAAGCGCGAGGCCTGGCTGTCGGCAGGCATTCCAGCCGACACCGCCGGGCGAGCGCTGGCGCTCGATTACGCCCTGCCCTTTTTGGAGCTGGCGCGTGGCACCGGCGACACCGGCTCACTGGCCGAGCGCATGCGGCTCTATCTGGCGTTGGGCGACGCACTGGCCTTCGACTGGCTGGCCGGTGCCATCGAACGGCTTCCGCGCGACAATCGCTGGCAGGCGATGGCACGCATCGCCGCGCGGGATGACCTGATGCGGCTGCACGTGGCCTTGGCGCAGGCCGCCTGGCAGACCAGCAATGGCGACATCGCCGAGCGCCTGATGCGCTGGCTTTCCGGCAGCGAGAACGCAACGTTGCAATGGCACGGCCTTTTGGCCGAGCTGCGCGAGAGCACGCCCGATCTCGCCATGATCTCGGCAGCGTTGCGCGAGCTCAAGGGGCGGCTCGTCGCAAGCTGA
- a CDS encoding DUF1631 family protein yields MQQARNPQPPPRLSATLAACRDMALKLLSDSLDGYFAELEEKFFELAENTHDRELRDVYFGARTEIKAKKLEIIGAFRNQFVDAFNERWSGNKNPASGFFKVVVDTGELSLVANDDYEESLTASRVANALKQKGGDTLSQLEQRLASLMPRDENDAINNPLSPEAICEAFLAACRQLESGLSARLVALQAFETALSDRVASVYQSVNQYLIQQNVQPIATRGVVRRTGPQQPQSQGAGPEAGAAPAMPDAGYGTPQGGYPAGSVAPGMMGGGFAAGGGLGAGYGMPAAGMAGAAGAPYMPSYGLTAELAQHFVRLATGEAESRSNSLRPEWFSFLDNLQHDPPGATNVQGRPENLLTLLRSTRWAGELGRGDTMTFDLVAMLFDRLFEDPNLPNVAKKLLARLQIPVLKVALLDTGFFADKQHPARRFVDLLEEAFADKEGEPAEDDPVLVTFTDAVAWVVDHYEDDLGAFDAALGRIESFYAELEAAAEARTRDAAEDLIQNEVQELANVTAGALVDARLHINPDAPPLVRDFLAVWWKGALAAAYGPEGEAGEEFGRYVRVMDELLWSLRPKTTPEERLQLVNTLPAMLKALEQGARRAGISPDASKEFFSQLVQCHALAIRSGLRAASEPAPQAPSEGTVVAQPVAVQPTPVVQATASAPQPMPASVNPVGIQRGDWVTWESDDNRTVRLRLSWLSPQGTRFLFTNRQGENGLTLTRLELDTHLDSGRLRLVEVEESATDRALNQLREQLGA; encoded by the coding sequence ATGCAACAGGCTCGCAACCCGCAACCCCCACCGCGATTGAGCGCCACGCTGGCCGCCTGCCGCGACATGGCGCTGAAGTTGCTCTCCGATTCGCTCGATGGCTATTTCGCAGAGCTTGAGGAGAAGTTCTTCGAGCTGGCGGAGAACACCCACGATCGCGAATTGCGCGATGTGTATTTTGGTGCCCGTACCGAGATCAAGGCCAAGAAGCTCGAGATCATCGGTGCGTTCCGCAACCAGTTCGTCGATGCGTTCAACGAGCGCTGGAGCGGCAACAAGAACCCCGCCAGTGGCTTTTTCAAAGTGGTGGTCGATACCGGCGAGCTCAGCCTCGTCGCCAATGACGACTACGAGGAAAGCCTCACCGCCAGCCGCGTTGCCAATGCACTGAAGCAGAAGGGCGGCGACACGCTGTCCCAGCTCGAGCAGCGCCTGGCCAGCCTGATGCCGCGCGACGAGAACGACGCGATCAACAACCCGCTGAGCCCGGAGGCGATCTGCGAGGCCTTCCTCGCTGCCTGCCGCCAACTGGAAAGCGGCCTATCGGCTCGGCTGGTGGCGCTGCAAGCGTTCGAGACCGCGTTGTCCGACCGCGTGGCCAGCGTCTATCAGAGCGTCAACCAATACCTGATCCAGCAGAACGTGCAGCCGATCGCCACGCGCGGCGTGGTGCGCCGTACTGGACCGCAACAGCCGCAGAGCCAGGGCGCAGGACCGGAAGCGGGCGCTGCACCGGCCATGCCGGACGCCGGTTATGGCACGCCGCAAGGTGGATATCCTGCGGGGAGCGTTGCGCCTGGGATGATGGGGGGCGGTTTTGCTGCCGGTGGCGGGCTCGGTGCTGGTTATGGCATGCCCGCAGCAGGCATGGCCGGTGCCGCAGGCGCGCCCTACATGCCGTCGTATGGCCTCACGGCCGAGCTGGCACAACATTTCGTCCGGTTGGCCACGGGTGAAGCCGAAAGCCGCAGCAACAGTCTGCGGCCGGAGTGGTTTTCCTTCCTCGACAACCTGCAGCACGATCCCCCCGGCGCGACCAACGTACAGGGGCGGCCGGAAAACCTGCTGACCCTGCTGCGCAGCACGCGCTGGGCGGGCGAGTTGGGCCGTGGCGACACGATGACGTTCGATCTCGTCGCCATGCTGTTCGACCGGCTGTTCGAGGATCCGAACCTGCCCAATGTCGCCAAGAAGCTGCTGGCGCGTTTGCAGATCCCCGTGCTCAAGGTGGCGCTGCTCGATACCGGCTTCTTCGCCGACAAGCAGCATCCGGCACGTCGCTTCGTCGACTTGCTGGAAGAAGCCTTCGCGGACAAGGAAGGCGAGCCGGCTGAGGACGACCCGGTGCTGGTGACCTTCACCGATGCGGTGGCCTGGGTGGTCGATCACTACGAGGATGACCTGGGCGCCTTCGATGCCGCGCTGGGCCGGATCGAATCGTTCTACGCCGAACTGGAAGCAGCGGCCGAAGCCCGCACCCGCGACGCAGCCGAAGATCTGATCCAGAACGAGGTGCAGGAGCTGGCCAACGTGACGGCCGGCGCACTCGTCGATGCCCGCTTGCACATCAACCCTGACGCACCGCCGCTGGTACGCGACTTCCTCGCCGTGTGGTGGAAGGGGGCGCTGGCTGCCGCGTATGGGCCGGAAGGCGAAGCGGGAGAAGAGTTCGGGCGCTACGTGCGCGTGATGGATGAGCTGCTGTGGAGCTTGCGCCCCAAGACCACGCCGGAGGAGCGGCTGCAGCTGGTGAACACGCTGCCGGCCATGCTGAAGGCGCTGGAGCAGGGTGCGCGCCGCGCAGGGATCAGCCCCGACGCGTCCAAGGAGTTCTTCTCACAACTGGTGCAGTGCCATGCGCTCGCCATTCGCAGCGGATTGCGCGCGGCCAGCGAGCCGGCGCCGCAAGCGCCAAGCGAAGGTACCGTTGTGGCGCAACCGGTCGCGGTACAACCAACGCCGGTAGTGCAGGCGACTGCCTCGGCGCCGCAACCGATGCCGGCATCGGTCAATCCGGTCGGCATCCAGCGTGGCGACTGGGTGACGTGGGAAAGCGACGACAACCGTACGGTGCGGTTGCGCCTGTCGTGGCTCAGCCCGCAAGGTACCCGGTTCCTCTTCACCAACCGCCAAGGCGAGAATGGCCTCACGCTGACGCGGCTGGAGCTCGATACCCATCTCGATTCCGGCCGCTTGCGGCTGGTGGAGGTGGAGGAAAGCGCGACCGATCGGGCCCTCAACCAACTCCGCGAACAGCTGGGCGCGTAA
- the dapD gene encoding 2,3,4,5-tetrahydropyridine-2,6-dicarboxylate N-succinyltransferase → MSLQNVIETAFENRADITPASVSAELRDAINEVINGLDTGKLRVAEKIAGDWQTHQWIKKAVLLSFRINDNVPLAGGCTQYFDKVPSKFADYTEADFRAGGFRVVPNAVARKGSFVAKNVVLMPSYVNIGAYVDEGTMVDTWATVGSCAQIGKNVHLSGGVGIGGVLEPLQANPTIIEDNCFIGARSEVVEGVIVEEGSVISMGVYIGQSTKIYDRETGEVSYGRIPAGSVVVSGNLPSKDGSYSLYCAVIVKKVDEKTRGKVGINELLRGI, encoded by the coding sequence ATGAGCCTGCAAAACGTCATCGAAACCGCGTTCGAAAACCGCGCGGACATCACGCCGGCCTCCGTCTCCGCCGAGCTGCGCGATGCCATCAACGAAGTCATCAATGGCCTCGACACCGGCAAGCTGCGCGTCGCCGAGAAGATTGCCGGCGACTGGCAGACCCATCAGTGGATCAAGAAGGCGGTGCTGCTGTCGTTCCGCATCAACGACAACGTGCCACTGGCCGGCGGCTGCACCCAGTACTTCGACAAGGTGCCGAGCAAGTTCGCCGACTACACCGAAGCGGACTTCCGCGCTGGCGGCTTCCGCGTGGTACCGAACGCCGTGGCGCGCAAGGGCTCCTTCGTTGCCAAGAACGTGGTGCTGATGCCGTCGTACGTGAACATCGGCGCCTATGTCGACGAAGGCACCATGGTCGATACCTGGGCCACCGTCGGCTCCTGCGCCCAGATCGGCAAGAACGTGCACCTGTCCGGTGGCGTCGGCATCGGCGGCGTGCTGGAGCCGCTGCAGGCCAACCCCACCATCATCGAGGACAACTGCTTCATCGGCGCCCGCTCGGAAGTGGTCGAAGGCGTGATCGTCGAGGAAGGCTCGGTGATCTCGATGGGCGTGTACATCGGCCAATCCACCAAGATCTACGATCGCGAAACCGGTGAAGTCAGCTACGGCCGCATCCCCGCCGGCTCGGTGGTGGTGTCGGGCAACCTGCCGTCCAAGGATGGCAGCTACAGCCTCTACTGCGCGGTGATCGTGAAGAAGGTCGACGAGAAGACCCGTGGCAAGGTCGGCATCAACGAGCTGCTGCGCGGTATCTGA
- the dapC gene encoding succinyldiaminopimelate transaminase: MSPRLAELHPYPFQKLRELFAGLTPNPALSHVNLSIGEPKHPTPQLVKDALVDNLDGLAAYPATLGSDALRQSISRWIAQRYGIAAPNPATEVVPVNGSREALFAFAQAVIDPTAPQPVVISPNPFYQIYEGAALLAGAEPYYVNCLAANRFQPDWDSVPEAVWARTQLVYVCTPGNPTGAVASLDDWRTLFALSDRYGFVIASDECYSEIYFGRDKPLGGLEAAIKLGRDFSRIVMFSSLSKRSNVPGLRSGFVAGDAKVLEQFLLYRTYHGCAMSPTVQAASAAAWNDEAHVEYNRLQYAAKFEAVTAKLGQVLEVSLPDAAFYLWAKTPSGLSDTDFARRLYAEEHVTVLPGSFLAREAHGVNPGAGYVRIALVAPLADCIDAAERIVRLVGRL, from the coding sequence ATGTCGCCGCGCCTTGCCGAGCTGCATCCCTACCCGTTCCAGAAGTTGCGTGAACTGTTTGCCGGCCTCACGCCCAATCCGGCGCTGAGCCACGTCAACCTGTCGATCGGGGAACCCAAGCATCCGACGCCGCAGTTGGTGAAGGATGCGCTGGTCGACAATCTGGATGGTCTTGCCGCCTACCCGGCCACACTGGGTTCGGATGCGCTGCGCCAGAGCATCTCGCGCTGGATTGCGCAACGCTATGGCATCGCCGCCCCCAACCCGGCCACCGAAGTGGTACCGGTCAACGGCAGCCGTGAAGCGCTGTTCGCCTTCGCCCAGGCAGTGATCGACCCGACCGCGCCGCAGCCGGTGGTGATCTCGCCCAACCCGTTCTACCAGATCTACGAGGGTGCGGCACTGCTGGCCGGAGCCGAACCCTATTACGTGAACTGCCTCGCGGCAAACCGCTTCCAGCCAGACTGGGACAGCGTGCCCGAAGCAGTCTGGGCGCGCACGCAGTTGGTCTATGTCTGCACGCCAGGCAATCCGACCGGTGCGGTGGCCAGCCTGGACGACTGGCGCACGCTGTTCGCGCTGTCCGATCGCTACGGTTTCGTGATCGCCAGCGATGAGTGCTACTCGGAAATCTACTTCGGTCGTGACAAGCCATTGGGCGGCCTGGAAGCCGCGATCAAGCTCGGTCGCGATTTCAGCCGTATCGTGATGTTCTCGTCGCTGTCCAAGCGCTCCAACGTGCCCGGCCTGCGCTCGGGCTTCGTTGCCGGCGACGCCAAGGTGCTCGAGCAGTTTCTGCTCTATCGCACCTACCATGGCTGCGCGATGAGCCCCACCGTGCAGGCCGCCAGTGCGGCAGCCTGGAATGACGAGGCCCACGTCGAGTACAACCGGCTGCAGTACGCCGCCAAATTCGAGGCCGTGACCGCCAAGCTCGGCCAGGTGCTCGAGGTGTCCTTGCCCGATGCCGCCTTCTACCTGTGGGCGAAGACGCCCTCCGGCCTGTCCGACACCGATTTCGCGCGCCGGCTGTATGCCGAGGAGCACGTGACCGTACTGCCGGGCAGCTTCCTCGCCCGCGAAGCCCACGGCGTGAATCCGGGCGCCGGCTACGTGCGCATCGCCCTCGTAGCCCCGCTGGCCGATTGTATCGACGCCGCCGAGCGCATCGTGCGCCTCGTCGGCCGCCTGTAA
- the msrA gene encoding peptide-methionine (S)-S-oxide reductase MsrA, with protein sequence MSEIATLAGGCFWCLEAVFQRVRGVERVVSGYIGGHVPDPDYRSVCEGSTGHAEAVQLHFDPAVVSYETLLDIFFTIHDPTTLNRQGNDVGTQYRSAIYWHTLQQEVVAKHTLAGLASSLPVPIVTELVAAPTFYPAEDHHQNYYNQHPNQPYCMAVAAPKVQKLKQYFAPLVTE encoded by the coding sequence ATGAGCGAGATCGCAACCCTGGCCGGTGGCTGTTTCTGGTGCCTGGAGGCGGTATTCCAGCGCGTGCGCGGCGTCGAACGCGTGGTATCTGGCTACATCGGTGGCCATGTGCCCGATCCGGACTATCGCAGCGTGTGCGAGGGAAGCACCGGCCATGCCGAGGCGGTCCAGCTCCACTTCGATCCGGCCGTGGTCAGCTACGAGACACTACTCGACATTTTCTTCACCATTCACGATCCGACCACGCTGAATCGCCAAGGCAATGACGTCGGCACGCAGTACCGTTCGGCCATCTACTGGCATACGTTGCAGCAGGAAGTGGTTGCCAAGCATACGCTGGCGGGCCTCGCCAGCAGCCTGCCGGTGCCCATCGTGACCGAGCTGGTCGCTGCCCCGACCTTCTATCCGGCCGAGGATCACCATCAGAACTATTACAACCAACACCCCAATCAGCCGTATTGCATGGCCGTGGCAGCGCCCAAAGTGCAGAAACTGAAGCAATATTTCGCGCCACTGGTCACGGAGTAA